CGATCTCGATTGTTTATTCTGTTCTTGTACTTACGTTGATTCCGGTCTTCTTCCCCTTTTAATTTTAAAAATATTCAGAAGGTTACTATGACAGTCGATACCCCGTTAAAAGATCAAAATATTGTTTGGCATCAGCACGCTATTGATAAGCAGGCTCGTGCCAATTTAAAGCAGCAAAAACCGGCCGTGCTGTGGTTTACCGGGCTGTCTGGTGCTGGAAAATCGACAGTAGCTGGGGCATTAGAAACACGCTTAGCACAGTTGGGTTATCATACTTATTTGCTGGATGGGGATAATGTTCGTCATGGGCTGTGTCGTGATCTCGGCTTTTCAGAACAGGATCGCCGTGAGAATATTCGTCGTATTGGTGAATTAGCCAAGTTGATGGCAGATGCGGGTTTGATTGTCTTGTCTGCTTTTATCTCACCACATCGTGAAGAACGTCAGTTAGTTCGTGATTTACTGCCAGAAAATGAATTTATTGAGGTCTACGTTAATGCTTCTTTAGAAGTGTGCGAAAAAAGAGATCCTAAAGGGCTATACAAAAAAGCACGAGCAGGCGAGATCCGCCACTTCACAGGGGTTGACTCAGAATATCAGGCCCCACTCACTCCCGAGATCGATTTGCCTGCTGGTGAGAAAAGTGTGGCTGAGCTTGTTGAGCTGTGTATCGAAACCATGCAGCAGCGAGGCATTATTCGTTAGGGCTAAATGAACAGGTATCCCTCGTAGTTTGAGTGATAGAGTGTCTATCCAAGTACCCTGAGGTTACTTGGGTATCATCGCATGTAATGGTGATATTAGACGGTATAGTCCACCGTGCTTTTTACATCACTTTGCACGCTAAACTTGTGATTTAACAGGGCGATCATTTGATCGTAGAACTGGCTGTTGGGTTTATTACCAAGTAATCGACATAACTCGTTCCCCGTCGGTGTGAAGCGATAGTACAGCAGACGAACTCCTTTACTATGTACCTGCAGGGAGAGATTTTTCCCCTGATAGTTGAGCAGCAGAGGGGAGTCAATGTCAATCTCTCCTGATTCCAACTCAGTACGGTGAAGTAATCCAAGCTCTATTAACACTAATAGACTTGAAAAGGGCAATTGAAAGTTACCCATATTGAGATGGTAATTGGAGTCGCGTTTGCCAAAACTGAACAGGCCATTATGAGATTTATAGCCAGTTAATAGCTTTTTGCTGGTATCGCCGCCAAA
This window of the Vibrio azureus genome carries:
- the cysC gene encoding adenylyl-sulfate kinase, encoding MTVDTPLKDQNIVWHQHAIDKQARANLKQQKPAVLWFTGLSGAGKSTVAGALETRLAQLGYHTYLLDGDNVRHGLCRDLGFSEQDRRENIRRIGELAKLMADAGLIVLSAFISPHREERQLVRDLLPENEFIEVYVNASLEVCEKRDPKGLYKKARAGEIRHFTGVDSEYQAPLTPEIDLPAGEKSVAELVELCIETMQQRGIIR